The Dioscorea cayenensis subsp. rotundata cultivar TDr96_F1 chromosome 8, TDr96_F1_v2_PseudoChromosome.rev07_lg8_w22 25.fasta, whole genome shotgun sequence genome segment ttattaaaaaaaaaaaaatcatctcttACTTTTCCATGTTTCATGCAATACTTTaacagaaaaaaagagagagacagAAAATAACGTTTTGTAGCCTTACTgagatcaatttcttttttttaaaaaaaaataatgaatcagagaaaaaaaaaactgaaaaacaaacCTGTTGCAACTGAATTTGTTTGGAGAGTTATTTTGGCATATTCCCTTCCATTTTGAAGGAATTGGACCCATACCATCATCTTTGAAGCTCTTTGATTCTGGCCATACACCTTAACACAAAAAAACTTACcactaattaatttaaataaatttcaaaataagtttgccatatttaaaataataaaagaccTTCAACtctaatttcaaatatattttttagaaaaagaatcTAAATAAGCTCAAGTGTGTTTATACAAATGGACATACActtcaaaacaaacaccaataattaatttttcaataaatattttattagtcAACCTTCTACCTCAAAAATATCTTtagataaatatcaaaaaatatacTCATAGTCATAAGTGGCTTCCACAACTTCTctgtttatataaattaaaaatttgagaaaattcaACATCTTTTCTTCCATGTGTACTTAACAATGATTAATAAAACCAATACCAACATCTAGACGgtttcaaaataataacaaatcttgtcatgtataaattaattaaggGCTTTTCAACAACAAtctttaaaatatctttaaataatctaaaaaaaatgcaGTTACTATTGCACTTCCAATTTTagttaacaataaataataaaacctaTATCAACCACCATATTTAAATTTGAGAGCAAGGACATACTAATGctaacaaacacaaacacagaTAGATGACCAATctaaaagacaaaaaataataaataaaattattgaaaaacaaCTAATCAATATCATTACTGCAATAGACAGGTAGTAGTGTGATTAATTTCTATACTGAAAATCGAGGATTTAACTCTTTTTCAAAATATGGTTGAGAATTTAATGGTGGTCCGTATTgtcaaaaaagtaaataataataataattaaaaaactaaccAGTGTCAAGGTTGCCAATAATGGTGTCTTCTCCAAACCTTGCCTTGCTCCAAATGGACATTTTGGGGATTTGTCCTCCATCTCTTTCTAATCCCATGAATTTCCAAGACCTTGTTGTGTGGAGTTCATGTCCTCTGTTTTCAAAAACTGAGATAACACCAGAATGCTCTACAAACAAGAACATGGCAATGAgtcaatgaaaaataatttttgtaacaAGAGATGGAGTTAATGACATACTTGATATCTCcacagcttcttcttcttcgagtTCAGCAGCGAAACCATTAATGTATTTTGTGTATGAGTAGAAAATAGCTTCTTGTGCTTTATTTTTACTGTGTTTGATAAGATGAGAGACTCAAGCTTATATATTtagattacaaaaaaaaatacgaaaACTTGAAAACTTGGAATTACTAACCTCCCTAAAAATGATTCTAAGAAATCATAGTGGGAGTTAGTTATTGTCTCAGTGTCAAGCAATGAAGCTTCTCTTGAGTTGTGGGAGTGTCCTCCAAAGTATACTATGTAGGCCTGTCACAAAACAAGCAGATTGGTGGAGAATAagcagaaaaaaataatgaattagtACAAGGAAAAGTAGCAAACCTTTTTGTCTGCTACTGTGGGATTAAACAGTAAATGGAAGTAGATAAAAGTTAGGAGAATTGAAGCAGTGATCTTCATTTTGTTCTCCTTCATTCTCTCTGTCTCTTTTCAATGTTTTGCAGAGAAACAGAGCACTCTGTTTTTCCCCTGTTTCAAAGAGACTAATATAAGAGGGGGACAGAGAAGCttctttaaatattatttgtcttcttctttgagaaaattatataaaaaaaaaaattatatcttgaaaaaagatataaaagaaGTAGTATTTCTCGTGATACACCTTCCTTTGACCTTCAAATTGGGGGATTATTCAACTCAATcctgttttcattaatttatcatTTGGGGACAACTTTCGCCTCAGCATTTAATACATGCAATTGCTACAGGCTGTGCAATCTATATTGATTGGTGACCTCAATTATCTATTTATACCTTGATCTCagtgtaaatttaaattttcattagtTATTGGTTTTATGATGGAATcctcatttatttgtttcttgattctctttctagctttgttaaatataattgattctTTGAAATTCTGCAAATCAGAATTTTCTAATTTCTAAATgtgatttaatttgaattattcttttcCAAAATAGGAATTTgcttaaatttgaatatttaacaGAAAACCCAAAATGACTACCATTGAGTTTGAGTTTTTCATACAAAACACAATatgatttgaaatttgaatttttctcattcttctGGATGAACCTAACTCCATTGATAAATGAAATTTTCCAAGGCTATTAAGTTGAAATGGTTTTTCACATTGCTGACTTTGCATTCTCCCTCTGGTTGCCAACTTTTTTTCATTGTCAATAATTGGCTGCAATTTTGAGATTCTTTCTATTCcagaagaataataaatttatcatacaAAGTCCAATTTCTGCAAATGCAAGTGGTTCAGTAATGTTCAGCAAATTTCCATAGATTgtggtaaaataaaaaattaatcagaGAAAAAATTCAACTGATGCAGTGAAGAAACACTGCAGAACTTTCATCctgtttcttttcatttctgaaTTGTGGTAGCCAAGATCCTGCATTTGAGTATGACATTCAAGATTGAGAAATTTGCTGCAAACAATGGTACACAAGTAAACAGATAATTAACATTGATTTAACTAGAGAGATTTCATACTCATGCTGggaaaaaagaatgcaaaaCTTTCATCTTGTTTGTACTGTAACTGTGAAATCATGAAAGAAATTTTATGTCCTCCGGCTTTGGAGTATTCATCAGGCAGACGTTTAAGCTCAATGCTTAATGTGGTAGATTGTGCGGCTCTGCACTTTTCACAAGTCGAAGGAAATATGAGAAAGAAGTCTAAACATGGAGTATCAAAGGCACCTGTTTTGGTGGTGGCAGTGAAAACACTTTCCTCTGGTCTGAAATATAAGGCTGCAAAAGCTTGAACATTTgtcaaagaagaacaaaaatccTTTTATGGATATTGAGAATCTCATGCGCTccacaaatgagaaaaaaaaaagcaattcaAAGTGTGTGTAGTTCTTTTGAATGCATGCAAAGGCATGCATGATTTTTTGTCAGGGAATTCTGCTGTCTGAATTTATTGCAAGGGGGATCGATACATAGaatcagaaaaataaagatgaagGAAAATGACAAATCATTTAAATCACACATTGGTAtatgatgaaaacatgaataTTATTCTATAATTATGCAGGATATTGCTGAGGGgagaattttcaaaagaaatgaaaagatttGTCCAACAAATTGCAAcagtgaaaacaagaaaaatgagTAGAAAAGGCAAATGACATTGAGATTCTCATTTTTGTACCTGAGATCTTCATTGCTTTTCTCTTCAACAATAGGTACTTCAATTACAAGCAGAAGTTAAACATCTCAAGCCTCATCAATCCTGGTTCCTACATTAAGtcaaaaaagatatataattagatagTGTAATATTTGTCAGAAAACAATAAGTAATCAAGAAGGCTGGCAAAAGCCCCACCTCTCAAAGCAGGATTCCAAGAACTCACCCTCGGGAATGCGCGCATAATAATACCTTGACTAAGCGTGAACTCCAGAGTGGGCAAAGTTCAATACAGTGAATAACAGATGAAGCACAGatctaaaatgaaaagaataatgGAGATCGATATTTATTTGGTTCATTATAATCAGGAATTTGTATTGTAAGCTATGAATTCTTGACCCCAAAGAATGCTTTccgtttaatgaaacaaatactgTACAATCTTTTGGAGAAACCATCTATACATAGTCACAACCCTAAACAATATTACTCACACACAAATGCACACACCCACACAATAGAAATTTGTTGTATTAGCCCTTCCAGGCAGCTAGGATTTCATGAAAGACATCAGCAATTAGTTCTCGATCAGAGTTTTCAAGGAAGGTATTGAAATCATCACGGATCTCATAAATCTTGCCAAAGTTTACCAGATACCTCATGCAACAACTCTTCAGCAATGGCAAGCGGTAAAGATGAGCGGTTTGAAGCCTCTCAAGGACATTTTTTGTGTCAATGTCCTCTAGAAGGCTCTCATgacaagcttccttgaggtcagAGATATCATACTTGTCAGCTGCTCGGAGGAGAGCAAGGCGATTAGCCAGGAACTCATCAGCCTGGAAGTTGCCATAAATATAGTTGAAAAAGGCTTGGCAGGCCTCAAAAGACATGTCAGAGATGTTCACTGTGGAGAGCTCTTTCTCCCTGAGATTGTGGGAGAACATACTCCGGAACACAGGGGACCTTGTAGCAAGGATTGAGCGATGTGCACCAATTGTGCCATCAGCAGCATTGATGATGATATCAGTATGGATACCCTCAGAAAGCATCCGGCCCAAAGAGGTAAGTGCAGTCCCAACCGATTGTTTCTCCACATGATAGCCAGTCCAAATTGAGCAAGGCTCTCCTCCCTGTGTTTTGAAATGAACATAAGAGCCAAGTAttagaagaaatagaagaagcaaCATTGAGTTGCAGTTAGGTAGCAGGAAGAAATATGCTGAGACATTAGAGCATTTGAAAAATGATTTAGGACCTATAACACTGAAAACTGGAATTATCGGTTTGCTaagaaaataacatatttagCAAAAGTTATTTTCAGTTGTGGATATACTAAACGCTAATTTTAAATCTTtgggatttatatatatatatatatatgagacatAATAGAGTAGAAGACTTGAAGTTTTCATTGATTAAATAGGCTTGGTTTTGTAAGTAAGCCATATGGGAGACATGACAAGATCTTTAAGGCATTTGAAGACTTAACTACAAAAAGTTATGTCAGATCAGATGTTCCATTGTAATAAACAATTGTAGAAAATTTCGAAATGAAAGAGTCAGAATTGCTTACAGATTGTGGAACAATCTTGATGTCAAGGAACTCTACATCAATGATGAATCTGCCACTGAAGAGGATATCTATTGCCCACACAAAATCATCATTGTTTTTCAGCAGCTTGTCACTAATTCCTATATAACAAAGGATTGAAATGGTCATTGTTTAGCACACAAGAGAAGGTAAAAAGCTACTCCAATTCGCATTTCTCACAACACTATATATCTCAGGATGAAATCCAGTACTCATCCTAcagatcaaaataatattttcatttcctGGGAATCTAATATCCTTgtgcataataaaaagtcacattttcatGTACAAACATAATTCGAGCAACAAGTTCCGAATTAAATTTCAGAAGCAAGTTGAGATGACTGAATGATGCTCATGAGAAATATTAGATTCCATGACATTAATAATcagaaaaggaaaggaaaagtgACCAGGGTGAACGAGTGTTCTGCGATTGGGAGAGGAGATGGAGATGAGTTTGATAATGAATGATACAATGGGAGGTtgttcccttgtcaagcttgATACTTCAGGATACAGCTTCACAAACAACTGTTTATTTTTCTCCACTGTCAAGTACCTTCACATTTattatcagaaaaaaaaaattaaatcagtCATTCAATCAATTCATTATTAATATGCTGAAAATGTATTTAACTAGTCTgctaacatttaaaaaaaaaaaaagtttgtttaatacaacacaaacaagaaaaagcaaaagaagaaaagaaactaataaaaatcatggTAAAAGTAAATTTGGATGAAATTCGAAGTAGAGTTACCACTTACAAAAGCAAAACCTTATCTTTTTTTCATCTGTTTTCACTCTAGAAGGAGAACAccaaatttgaaaatgaagaaacaaggaaaaataagaagaaattttgattttaaaaatcaaatgacCTGGAAATTTACAAGCAAAACCAAAACATCACCACTGGTCCCAAGATCACAACTTTCTCCTATTAACATCAGTCCCAAAAAAAACCCCCaactttattatactttcctcAATAATTCACAGAAAGAAGAACTCACATGGCAAACCAAAAAGGATGGTTCACCCTCTAATCCAAAAAAAGAGACAAAATTAGAGAAATCaggaaaagaaacaaacaaatagcAAGAAATTCCTCCACAATTGTTCCCAAAATTCTaactttcttatcttttcttcaataaatgatCCTCAAATAGACAACCAAAACCCCAATCGCACAAccatttttaaccaaaacaaaaaaaaaacctatataaaaGAGAATTAAAAGAAAGGGGGAGAAATAGAATGGAGACCAGTTCCAGAGGCCGATCCGGAAAGGATCGGACTTGCGGTAAGTAGTGGATGATAAAGCATCGACACGCCATTGGGCAAGGCGAGGCGCAGTCTCAACACGATAAGCCGATTCACTCATCCCTCCGGTCCAGCTCGCGGCGGCACCAATGGCGGCAGTGACTTCATTGATACAATCCAATATCCCGAGAAACTCCCCGGCCTTTCCCAGCTTCGCTCCAAGCTTTACTCCACGCCCTCATGTACTGCTATACAAGGGATAAAGGATAGACTTTGTGAGGTTTAGAGATGGCAAAAAGGGGatagagaagaaggagaaggagaaggagaaggagaatggGAATTGCTTCTACGCCAGTGGAGATTGGTGCTTGTTGTggattatgtatatataatatgaagGGAAAGAGAAGTGCTTTGTAGTGGCTTGCACTTGACGAAGATGATTTGTTCCTTGGAAAGACAGTGAGAAAGAAAGATGGAGAGAGGTTCTTTGTATTGGCTTGAAGAAAAGATGAACAgagatatgatttttttttaaaaaaaattaaaataaaaaaaaataaatgtttatttacTTCAAAACTTTATTGGACAAAGAGacaaaagttttcaaaataGTACACATTGGAGTTATGTCCATTGTATCATATTATTCACTTCATGACATtggataaattttttgataagGAGTTAtgacacttttttttattttaaggtctaagttttaaatttaatcaaaataattaattagcttcattttttttttctcaccatATGAGTATGATTATTTGATAGAATTTGGCTTATTTTTGatgatatatgatatttaaattttttattagtaagtGACGTGGAATTATCAGCTAAACATGCagtatattacatatataatgACAGAGAATTTTAAGcaaatatatcatcaaaaataggctagaatttctcaaataactactcaattaaacaaaattgaagtttgaccccaaaatgaaaaaatgttataattgggtgctatataaaaaaaatttactctattttaaaaaaacattcaaaataatttatttggtttaattttttaataaattataaaaaattagtcttTTAACATCTAAGAGGTCTCGAATTCAAGTGTAACTAAAGACCgtgataaaaatttattttggttatgagtgaaattattgttcacatattttatcaaaatgcGTAGGgtgaatgattaattttttggcATGGGCTCTTGATGTGTATAATGTTGTcactttcaaaaataaaaaatcaaaaaatccaTCAATCTCTCACTCTGAGTTAAGAGTAAGAGGAATTACCATTGTAGTATTCAGAAGAATGGTAATTCTTATTtgcttcaatttttattttagtattcataattttcaaaatatatgataGAAATTACAGTGCATCATATTTTAATACCAATCCTagcaactatatatatatatatatgatatttataaatatattaatattataaaagctTTTATCTTTCAAGAGATTGTAGGTACACAAATCAgagaaataacattttttttattcaaaataaagtaaatatgattattcattactgaaaataaaataaaccaccTAATTCATATTGTATTCCCttcataaatcataaataaaaacttcgaatttataatttttcatgtttaagAAAATCAGTTACTCAATGTGAATTTTAAATGTTGTcataatgatttatatttacataataacaactcaaaattttgtctcaaattttgatttgttatttgtttttaataaaataaataaaccactgtttattaagaagaaaaacaaatataaataaaactaaacttaaataaaatgacaaaaaaaacatatataacaaCCAACCGAACATGAGGTTACAAACAGTCATCAGAAGTGAAGCACATCTCAACAACAACCACACAATAAcacaaaaaagacaaaaaagaagataaagcaACTGATAAGTCAAAAATTCACTTTTTGGTATCTAAGACCTCCGTAAATTAGCAGACATGGTTGTTTTACTGGTATGACCATCCGATCTTGCGCTCAAGAATATTTActatgaaaattataattttgaaaattttatttacaagTTCTTTAAGGAGAAAgttttcaggaaaaaaaaaaagggatagcttgagagagagagagagagagagagagagagagagagagaggagaaaaGTATAGAGTAAGTGTTCTTCACTAAATTATTCTTTGGAGATCCCAAATGGACAAGAAAAGTATCAATTATTCCATATGGGGTCCTCTCTAGAATCTTTAGCTTGCAAGACATCCACCAATGCAAGCAAAAGGCTTCttgcttctatttttaaaataattaataataataataataataattttttttattgttttgattgagataTCCTATCTTATATAGACAAAACATGGGACCTAGACAACaacatatccatatatatacagatatcttgatatttacttttatattaatcttttttttaaattttgaagggATGATAATCAAgacactaataataatatcaactTGGTAGGAATAACACATTTTATCAAAAACTTGGTAGGAATAAGAGTTACTAATGGATCTTTGTCAACATCCAACAAAGGAGTGTAAGGTGGGCTAACAACCTACTACCTCAAAATTGTCACCATGTTAATTggttattaattatgattattaacGAAAGCTTATAGCCATTAACAATTGTGATTAAGAACTCAAATTAATCATATGGAGGCATACGATGATGTCAATCATCATTGGCAAGCAGTTTGCTTCCATTGAATCCAAGACTGTATTATGAGTTAGTTAAtcactaattatatatttatcattttaaataatttataccTATTCCAGTTTCTTCAATTAACCTTTTTCCAACAACTAACAACTAATATTAACTTCATCAAGTACAGATACTTAGGGATCAAATAAGCacaattttgttaaatattttatttcaaatactaacatttttttttaacactaaaCACCccatttaaaagttttttgaaAAACAGTAGATAAAACATTTCATCAATGGCTTATTTACCTTCTActaatgatttattaatttattaattcaatCAGACTCCagatagaataataaaaacccACCACCCACCACGTATACActcaaaaaatctaaaataaccataataagtaaataaatccTCTATTATACAACCATAGCAGTAAAAAGCATGAACTCTCATAGGAGACCCACCCAGACCTATTTGAAATTTTGGACACAACATAAACAGTACTGCTATAAATAAACTTTTACCcatgattaataaataaacactacTGCTACGGTGGTTGTCAACGTTAAAGAAAATTAAtctccatagttttgcaaggtaattttaaacttttacaAGGAAATTTTCCCGCCAGTTCCACACTGAGTAGAATCACAACAAACTTGCTCAAACCAACAGATCAACAATAGACAAGCCACAACAATACATCATACAAGTCACACATACATTTGTATACATGTGTAAGTATATATAACCTATGGTCTACCAAAATCAGAAGTTCTATCACGTTGAAACCCTAACTTAGATGGCATCTTCGTATACATTGGCTCTTCATCAACAGTACGAGGTCTCATGCATAACAAGTGTTTTATTCTACAAAGAGCTTTCGGTGTTTGCTTCTCTTTTGATGGCTTTGGCAAGCTTGAAGGAGAGGCTCTATGCATCTTCATGGAAACTCTAGAAGGTGATGCAGGATAGCCATATCTCGAGGTAATGTCGGAAGACCTCATCTTTAAGATCTGTGCCACATATTGCATATGAAAAATGCAGTAGAACTCCCATTTGGTTATCAACATCAAACATGAAGTTCATCAAGTTGTTGATCTCTAATGACTAATGAAGTTATTGATAATTCCAAACAAGGATATCTCATATGCGcacaagagaaataaaagaaggttgaagaacaaagataaacaatttaTCACCTTGGAATCACGGTGTGGTGACGGCCGGACCTCAGCTTGGCGGCCGGTTTTCCTAACAGCTTTGATGACTGCCTTCTGATCAACATAGCCCATGACCATTACCTTATTCGATACCACATCTATGTCTACACAAGTCACCCCTGCcaacaaattaattaactattaagcaaatatatataaatcaggACAGAAAAATAAACCTCAGGGAAAGATTTCATCAACCTTTGAGCTTGGATAACACCTTGTTGACATTTCACATGCCTTGCAATGTAGATTCACCTTCAGCTCCATCACCTTAACACAATTAATTCCAAAAGCTTAGCATATAATGCATGTGTTTGCAaattatacatacatgcatacatattatatatatatatatatagagagagagagagatagagagagagacctCCATGAATACAGCACTTAGTGCTCTGTGACCAAGTTAAAAGGAATGGTAGGCTTTATAACAAAGGAAAGGTGCACATTCATAAAGAAAGCTAATCATTATCTCTAGCATGCTTCCAGCTCTGCGTTGTATATTCAAGTTCAAAATATCCATGCTTAGAGGAGAAACAATCAATCATGTAGGCTTCTGCTTGAGCCTTCCACTTTTACAATTGTTATCTGATAAGTTATGAACAACAATTTAGGAATGGAATTATATTCACCTATTTGGCTCTCATGTAAGCCTCATTCTCTAAATTATCATCATCTGCTTACTTGTACttcaaaactagaaaaatgCATCCATTAGTGAAAAAGAATATAATTGAACCCTCTCACATACAGATTGTAATTTAAATCTTTGAAATATATGACCATAGTCCCAAAATCTATGAACAAATGTTCAAAGAATTGCAGTATCATGGATCATTTGATTCACAATGCAGCAAAGGTGAAGGCATAATTTGTTCAGTTGAGATATGA includes the following:
- the LOC120267570 gene encoding BTB/POZ domain-containing protein At1g55760-like — its product is MSESAYRVETAPRLAQWRVDALSSTTYRKSDPFRIGLWNWYLTVEKNKQLFVKLYPEVSSLTREQPPIVSFIIKLISISSPNRRTLVHPGISDKLLKNNDDFVWAIDILFSGRFIIDVEFLDIKIVPQSGGEPCSIWTGYHVEKQSVGTALTSLGRMLSEGIHTDIIINAADGTIGAHRSILATRSPVFRSMFSHNLREKELSTVNISDMSFEACQAFFNYIYGNFQADEFLANRLALLRAADKYDISDLKEACHESLLEDIDTKNVLERLQTAHLYRLPLLKSCCMRYLVNFGKIYEIRDDFNTFLENSDRELIADVFHEILAAWKG